A portion of the Acidobacteriota bacterium genome contains these proteins:
- a CDS encoding methyltransferase domain-containing protein, translating to MNQPTLDAEIAGARAYEALHVPALFRQWCPRVLDAAGVESGDRVLDVACGTGVLAREAADRVGDAGSVAGIDPGRGMLAIAKEAAPHIEWEEGAAESLPYSDRSFDAVVSQFGLMFFSDRSQALREMRRVLKPDGRLAVAVWDSLENSEAYPEEVELLQRLAGKAAADALRAPFVLGDKADLFAMFESSGLESVDVATHTGTARFPGIRTMVEADLRGWLPVMGVVLEEELIERILDEAEDVLAEYVTPDGEVVFDSPAHIVTGMAGAA from the coding sequence ATGAACCAGCCCACTTTGGACGCGGAGATCGCGGGGGCGCGAGCATACGAAGCCCTGCACGTACCCGCCCTCTTCAGGCAATGGTGTCCTCGAGTGCTCGATGCTGCCGGCGTCGAAAGCGGTGATCGAGTCCTCGACGTGGCGTGCGGTACCGGCGTCCTGGCCAGAGAGGCGGCGGATCGCGTCGGCGACGCCGGATCTGTCGCGGGAATCGACCCGGGGCGCGGAATGCTCGCGATCGCGAAGGAGGCGGCACCGCACATCGAGTGGGAGGAGGGGGCAGCCGAGTCCCTTCCTTATAGTGACCGCTCGTTCGATGCGGTGGTGAGTCAGTTCGGCCTCATGTTCTTCTCCGATCGTTCACAGGCTTTGCGCGAGATGCGTCGCGTGCTGAAACCGGACGGGAGATTGGCTGTGGCCGTCTGGGACAGCCTGGAGAATTCCGAGGCCTATCCGGAGGAGGTGGAGTTGCTCCAACGTCTTGCGGGCAAGGCGGCAGCTGACGCATTGCGGGCTCCATTCGTGCTCGGCGACAAGGCCGATCTGTTCGCCATGTTCGAGAGCTCGGGACTGGAGTCGGTTGACGTTGCGACTCACACCGGGACGGCGCGCTTTCCGGGGATTCGAACGATGGTCGAAGCCGATCTTCGAGGGTGGCTCCCCGTGATGGGAGTCGTGCTGGAAGAAGAGCTCATCGAAAGGATCCTCGACGAGGCGGAGGATGTCCTCGCGGAGTACGTCACCCCCGACGGAGAGGTAGTGTTCGACTCGCCCGCGCACATCGTTACGGGCATGGCTGGCGCCGCCTGA